The sequence below is a genomic window from Falsirhodobacter algicola.
CGCCCCTGCGAAAACGATGATGGAGCCCGCGAATATCGCGATATTGAGCGTGCGGTTCTTGTACATGCCGAGCATAAAGGCCAGCATGACGAAGGCCATGACCGCCCCCATGACGATTGCCATATAGGCGCGTGTTTCTGACCAGAAGATATGGCTGATCAGATACGTGTTCAGGTACATCAACCCGAACATCAGGGCCGTAGATACGGCAATCATTAGGAAAAAGCGGGAATAGGCCATCGTCACCTCCGAGTGCGTTTAGGGGAACAACAACCTTCCAGTGGGTGGATGTTCCCTAAAAGTTGACTTTTTTCGGCCTATTCCTGCCGGATTCTTTCACGTTGATAAGCGCGTTCGCGCTCGGTCCAGGTGGATTTGATGTAGTCGAGGATCGCTCGAATTTCCGCATCGCTCAGGTTGTCGCCAAAGCCGGGCATGTCACTTTCATATCCCCCACCGACCACTGCAGCAGTCCCATCCCGCGTGATGCGGAACAAGATGTCGTCCCCATGATGCCAGGTGTGGCCCGTGGCATCATGGGGTGGCGCTGGCAGGCGGCCGTCGGGACCGGGGCTGCGCCAGTCCGGCTGCCCCTGAAGTTCTGCCCCATTGCAGGATGCGCAGTTTTGCTGATACAGAGCTGCACCATCCATGCCTTCCTCTGCCGCTACGGCCTGCGCCCAGCTTGCAAGAGTTGCTGCAAGTGCGATCAGCCCCCTCATGTGACCATGAGCCAGTTCGTCATTCCCGAAGCTGCGTGTCCCAGCATGTGGCAATGCAGCAGCCACTTTCCCGGATTGTCCGCAACGAAGGCGATCTCAGTCGTCTCGTTGGGCATGACGAGAACCGTGTCCCGCAACGGACCAAGGCTTCCGTCTGCCTTGCGCTCTCTGAAATGCATCCCGTGCAGGTGCATCGCGTGCGGGAAAATCGTGTTATTGGTCATGCGGATGCGGGCCGTCTCGCCGCGCGACAGGGTGGCAAAAGGCACCTCTCCCAGCCCGGCCTGTCCGGCCAGCGCCCAGAACTGTCCTTGTTGCACCAACTCCTGCCAGGTCAGTTTCTGCCCATTGAAGGCTGCGCTTTCCAAGCCGCGCATCGCACCGCCCTGCAGCGGCATCTCAAGGACAGACGCGGCGTCGACGCCCACAACCTCCATGCGTGGATTGCGTGGCAAGGGCTGAGGCGCACCGCGCAGCACTGAGGCGGCACGCCCTTCGACAGAAACTTCAGCCAGTACGCGCCAAGTATCATCCGCTGCGGCAAAGAGAAGTCCTGCGG
It includes:
- a CDS encoding c-type cytochrome produces the protein MRGLIALAATLASWAQAVAAEEGMDGAALYQQNCASCNGAELQGQPDWRSPGPDGRLPAPPHDATGHTWHHGDDILFRITRDGTAAVVGGGYESDMPGFGDNLSDAEIRAILDYIKSTWTERERAYQRERIRQE